Proteins from a genomic interval of Mycobacteriales bacterium:
- a CDS encoding ABC transporter permease encodes MTTRAWWLVEAQLRRYKHTWRSTAASTMVLPLLLLLVPGLGVGRLVDASHSLGSLRYLNFIAPAVVAGVAMQVALAEATMPVFAGIRITRTTQATLATPITPGDLVDGYLSWILLRTLSTCAVLVVVAQALRAVPLSACVPLLAVAALTALAHAPLLLAFTVRQQDGYTLAAAGRVLVLPALFGAGTFLPTHLLPSGLAAVSRLTPLWHGVQLCRGAVGIATLSPAAVAVHLVVLLGYAAGGYAVARRTFRRRLVP; translated from the coding sequence GTGACGACCCGGGCCTGGTGGCTGGTGGAGGCGCAACTGCGGCGTTACAAGCACACCTGGCGCTCGACCGCGGCCTCGACCATGGTGCTGCCGCTCCTCCTGCTGCTGGTGCCCGGTCTCGGTGTCGGGCGGTTGGTCGACGCGTCCCACTCACTCGGATCGCTGCGCTACCTGAACTTCATCGCTCCGGCGGTCGTCGCCGGCGTGGCCATGCAGGTGGCGCTGGCCGAGGCGACCATGCCCGTGTTCGCGGGGATCCGGATCACCCGCACTACCCAGGCCACCCTGGCCACGCCGATCACCCCCGGCGACCTCGTGGACGGCTACCTGTCCTGGATCTTGCTGCGGACCCTCTCGACGTGCGCCGTGCTGGTGGTCGTCGCGCAGGCGCTCCGCGCGGTGCCGCTGAGCGCCTGCGTCCCGTTGCTCGCCGTCGCGGCGCTGACCGCCTTGGCCCACGCCCCGCTGCTGCTGGCCTTCACGGTCCGGCAGCAGGACGGCTACACGCTCGCCGCGGCCGGGCGGGTGCTGGTGCTGCCGGCGCTCTTCGGCGCCGGGACGTTCCTGCCGACACACCTGCTGCCGAGCGGTCTCGCCGCGGTGTCCCGGTTGACGCCGCTGTGGCACGGGGTGCAGCTGTGCCGTGGCGCCGTCGGCATCGCCACGCTGTCCCCGGCGGCGGTCGCCGTCCACCTCGTGGTGCTCCTCGGCTACGCCGCGGGCGGCTATGCGGTGGCTCGCCGGACGTTCCGCCGGCGGCTGGTTCCGTGA